The following proteins are co-located in the Telopea speciosissima isolate NSW1024214 ecotype Mountain lineage chromosome 9, Tspe_v1, whole genome shotgun sequence genome:
- the LOC122641051 gene encoding UDP-glucose 6-dehydrogenase 4-like translates to MVKICCIGAGYVGGPTMAMIAYKCPDIQVVVVDISVSRINAWNSDRLPIFEPGLDDVVKSCRNKNLFFSTEVETHVSEADIVFVSVNTPTKTRGLGAGKAADLTYWESAARMVADVSKSDKIVVEKSTVPVKTAEAIEKILTHNSKGINFQILSNPEFLAEGTAIEDLTNPDRVLIGGRETPEGQKAVAALKAVYANWVPEDRIITMNLWSAELSKLAANAFLAQRISSINAMSALCEATGADVSEVAYAIGKDSRIGSRFLNASVGFGGSCFQKDILNLVYICECNGLTEVANYWRQVVQINDYQKTRFVNRLVSSMFNTVSGKKIAVLGFAFKKDTGDTRETPAIDVCHGLLGDKAQLSIYDPQVTEDQIRRDLTMNKFDWDHPQHLLPASPTSAKNNVIFTWDAYEATKGAHGVCILTEWDEFKTLDYQKIYDAMEKPAFIFDGRNVVNVEALRKIGFIVYSVGKPLDAWIKDLPAVA, encoded by the coding sequence atggTGAAGATCTGCTGCATCGGAGCTGGCTACGTTGGCGGTCCAACAATGGCTATGATCGCCTACAAATGCCCCGACATCCAAGTCGTCGTCGTCGACATCTCCGTCTCCCGCATCAACGCCTGGAACAGCGATCGCCTCCCCATTTTCGAACCAGGCCTAGACGATGTCGTCAAATCTTGTCGCAACAAGAACCTCTTCTTCAGCACTGAAGTCGAAACCCACGTCTCCGAAGCCGACATAGTGTTTGTCTCCGTCAATACTCCCACCAAAACCCGAGGTCTCGGCGCAGGCAAAGCTGCAGATCTCACTTACTGGGAATCTGCCGCTCGAATGGTCGCCGATGTCTCCAAATCAGACAAGATCGTCGTCGAAAAATCCACCGTTCCCGTCAAAACCGCAGAAGCAATTGAAAAAATCCTCACCCATAACAGCAAAGGGATCAATTTTCAGATCCTTTCCAATCCTGAATTCCTCGCTGAGGGCACTGCAATTGAAGATCTCACTAATCCCGATCGTGTCCTCATCGGTGGCCGTGAAACTCCTGAAGGTCAAAAAGCTGTTGCAGCACTCAAAGCCGTCTATGCCAATTGGGTCCCAGAGGATCGGATCATCACCATGAATCTCTGGTCCGCAGAGCTCTCAAAGCTCGCTGCCAATGCTTTCTTGGCTCAGCGGATCTCATCCATTAATGCTATGTCTGCGCTTTGTGAAGCCACCGGTGCTGACGTTTCCGAGGTGGCATACGCCATCGGTAAGGACTCGAGGATCGGATCGCGGTTCCTGAACGCAAGCGTTGGGTTCGGTGGTTCTTGTTTCCAGAAGGATATTCTCAACCTCGTCTACATCTGTGAATGCAATGGACTCACCGAAGTCGCAAATTACTGGAGACAAGTTGTTCAGATCAACGATTACCAGAAAACTCGATTCGTGAATCGATTGGTGTCGTCGATGTTCAACACTGTGTCTGGAAAGAAGATTGCAGTTCTTGGATTTGCATTCAAGAAGGACACAGGGGATACCAGAGAAACCCCTGCGATCGATGTGTGTCATGGGCTGTTGGGAGACAAAGCGCAGCTTTCGATCTATGATCCACAGGTGACGGAAGATCAGATCAGGCGAGATCTGACGATGAATAAGTTTGATTGGGATCATCCACAGCATTTGTTGCCGGCTAGTCCTACGTCGGCGAAGAATAATGTGATCTTCACTTGGGATGCTTATGAAGCGACCAAGGGAGCTCATGGTGTGTGTATACTGACAGAATGGGATGAGTTTAAAACTCTTGATTATCAGAAGATCTATGATGCTATGGAGAAGCCGGCATTTATCTTTGATGGAAGGAATGTGGTTAATGTGGAGGCGCTGAGGAAGATTGGGTTCATTGTGTATTCAGTTGGGAAGCCATTGGATGCTTGGATCAAAGATCTTCCTGCTGTGGCTTAA